gttcaggttccacattcagcccagttagATCTCCGtggaccaataaaatcacagcataataacctataaataaccacaactcctaatgtttcctttgttttactgccaaaaagtacgttctgaaaatgttcacatttaaagaagtatttttttcacaaaaaattatgaacaacctgaaatttcttaagaaaaatcagatcacagtgtgtctacaaaggaacacaacatttagtcacagctgtctggaactgaatgataccgtattttagtttatgatcaaaatgacaaaaaaaaagacaagaaataaaaacgagacaaaatgaataaagcaaaactaaatgacaaatacaagacaaaaaatacaagtgagacagaaaggaaacacaaaatgacaaaaacgagcaacagaactacaaaaacttgagataaacaacaaaaaacacgacaaaatattacaaaaattagatgcaaaatgacaaaagtgagaaacaaaacgacaagaatAGAGTAACGACGCAAGCAAGACACAAAGgaatcacaaaacaacaaaaatgagaaacaaaacgtcaaaaaaatgagacaagcaacaaaaatcacacaaaaaacaagacaattttacaaaaaatgagacaacacgaaacaaaacaaaaacgagaaaaaagttacaaagcgacaaaaaacacaagcgagacaaaaagtaaacaaaatgacaaaaacatcaaacaaatgacaaaaatctgacaaaaaacgacaaaatattacaaaaatgactcaaaataacaaaacaatgaacaatctagcaatttactttatgattaaaacctTGTCATAGTCCagaaattattataaatttacagctttacaaatttataatctgcagttaatgtcttctctgtaatttttgagggccggattggaccctctggagggtcggttttggcccacgggcctcatgttggacacccctgggtgaagtgaataaataaaacaccatttgtttttctttctttttttactcaCATTCAAAGTAGCATGACatcaaaactaaatatcaaCACTGATTCTGGCAGTAAGACCTGAATAATCTAAGTTAATTACTGTAAACTTTTAAAATACCGTCAAGTTTAAACAGCTCGACAATCAAAGAACGTAGTCAAAAGCTCCCAAACGTGTCAAATCTACCACATTTTTCCCCAAATATGAACCCAACTGCACTTCTTTTTGAGTTGAAGATGGGGATAATCTACAGGAACAAAACTATtggcaaaaaaatgcagcaactAGTCCGGTGTTATACACCCAAAACACTTCTATCAGGTCACCCAGCATTTTATTCTAAACTTTTATGACTCTTAACTGACaatctgcatgttttttatGCTGATACGTTTTTAAAAACTCTTATGAAAGAGGTGATTAGCAGACAGAATCCTGCATCCAGTCAAATCTTAGTGCATATAGAGCATCCTGCACCTTTTCTATGCTTCCTGCTAACATTATTGCTTCCCAGTGTTGGTGTCGTTGTGTAATTAAGTTACTAGAGAGTTCTGGTGTTGATGTTCTTCAGTCCAAAACCCTGCAGGCAGCACACTTTACTTTAAATAATCCACATCATGAACACCTCAAAAACAGCACTGTTGAATTGTCATGTTTTAAAACAGACACAGCAACCCAATAAAGAATAAACAGCACGAATCACGTCAACAGAATCTTCTCCTCGCACCGTCGGCTACATTCATCTTTAACGAATCACATGCTCGTACCTATAATACAATTATACACTGATCatgatttgacatttaaaaaagtcGACAAGTAAAAAACAATACTGTTAAAAAGTGTTAGCGTCTACAATAACACCCCAAAGTGCACTGATTATTTACAAAATCCATGATCGATTGGCACATTTCTCTCTGGGTGAGACCACAGACtctaaaatgaacatttttgtaGAATCGCTACGCTTTGGTTTTCACTCCAGAGCTAGCTAAAGCCAGAATTTTGTCTTCAGACCCTGAAAAAAAGGAGGCAAAACAAGATAAACATGAATATTCACTCAAAAAGATTGAAGATTATAGGAGAAACATGTTGATGCTCACCCAGGTTTGCCGTCACTTTTTCAAAATGGCTCAGAAGAGCTGTAGCATTTTCAGTGAGAAAAGTCTCATCCTCTGAAGTGAGCTGTAAGAAAATAAGAAcatgggtcagtatataattacAGGACTTTTTGGATCATAGTTTACATAGTTGATcaagacaaaaaacgagacatgaaacaacaaaaccaatacacaaaatggcaaaaacaagacaggaaacgacaaaaacgagatgggAAACGACAAAACtgcaacacaacatgacaaaaacgagacacaacatgacaaaaacgacaccgAAAACGACAAAACTGAAGCACGAAaggacaaaaccgagacacaaagtgacaaaaacaagacaccaaatgacaaaacagatacacaaaacatggagcaggtcatgtgatctggaattaactaAATTCAttcggttatttagttgacattttagtgatatccagtcatattttattaagaagtgattgtttccataattaataattctgtaatttgtaaagacatgatcataatgaacataaaaaacattagttttttttcattttaataaaaatggatgcaagatgtatcccatggacttcaaaagtccctcagttatatattgacccacatgTTTAAAACATCGCAGCTCCTTTAGGAGAAAGACTGAAGCGTTTTTAGTAAGTCAGTCTAGTGCAGCTACATGACTAACACAGATCTATGCAGCTTTATTCATGTGGACTCATGAGCACAAGCCGCTGAACCATCTGAGattctgtggaaaaaaacacgTCTTCCTCACCTTCTCTCCCAGTTTTCTCAGGGCTGTGAGGATTTCCATCTTCTGCTGCGTGTACACGTCCCTCGACAGCTTCCCCACCATCACGTCTCGGTCCATCTGTGCAGAATGTCACACAGCAGTGGGACAATTTTCAGGCCCAGCAGGGTACAGATAAACACCAGGGAGTGACCGAGTAATTTCATGAATTTTGCTTTAAACGATAAGGAAACTAGTCCAAACCTCTGCTAGTCGGGTTCTCAGCTGTCCCGGCTGCTTCTTGGCAAAAAGTCGGATCACCTCTGGGGTTTTGAACGCTTgactgatggcagcttggatcgCCTGATGAAGAAagattttaacatttcacaaatcattcatttgttttagttACTTCTACTACAAGTTATAACCActctttgtttccttttatATTCAGGGTTTGTTAATTTTTAACCAGGATATTTCccttaactcacacataaaataaATCTCAGAGTTCAGGTTCACTTGTGGTTCCTAAAGTTTACTTTCTGGCCTCACCAACCTCCCCagtgttttcattgtcattCCCCTTCACCCTCACACCAACCAGTCAAGGCAGATGGATGCCCTCCTCAGATGTGTTAGGTTTCTCCTTTCACCTTACTGTGTGAAGTTCCCTGAGATGACTTGTGTTGTGAATTGCTAGTatgtaaaaaaactaaactgcatttatcGTCCATACCAGCTGCATTCCACTGAGTTCATCTACAAGCGTCATGTCTCCGGTCATTATCTTCTTCAGGGAGTCATTGAATTCCTCCAGTTGCTCCAAGGTTTCCTTCTTTGTCTCCTCATACTCTTCCTCATCCAGTTCTTCTCTGgaataaacaaagaaatgatAAGAAACCGAGACACAGGATATAACACATTTAGAAGTGCTTTGGATTCAATCAGTTTCTCTCCACTGCACCTGCATTCCTCCAGGTCCTGAAGCTGCTGCATCAGTCTGTCGAGTTGTTCCTCCATATTCTGTCTCAGTTTACCAGTTTCTGATTTCCCACGAGAAGCCATCTTCAGTTCAAATCAAACCTCCTGAGAAGCAAAACAGAGAATAAACAGTCAGATTACAACAGGTTTTACTGAGTGTTGTTGTCCACAGATAACTTAATCTGCCATGCTAATTAGACTGCATCAGAATGGCGTCGTCGAAGCTCCCAATACAACACAACTGTTATAAACTAGTAGATTTATAAACTGGATTAATATCAATGATGGAAACTCGTGCAAACACTTAAAGTTCCTCAGTTAGCTGAGTAGctagctagcatgctaacacaaaacaactcacCGTGACTCTCTTTGTAAACAGCTGAAAATCAGTCGTACGACAAGTAAAATATTGTCGAatgtattacaaaaaaaaaataagagaaacgCCGAAGTTGTCTCCACTAAAAAACAAGCACTTAATAGAATCAAAAACGGCTGCTAAATGTCGTCTCGTTGGAGCTTTCAGGGTTTGTGATTGTGAATGTAGCTCGTCACTGTGGGTGCGGCTCTCGACCAATCAGATTCATTGATATTTACGTCCTTTACGTCCGTACCGGAAATAGGCGGAACATCACAAATAGGCTACCGCTGTTTGTCCTGGTAGTacaattaatacattttaactTTATACTAGAAAACCTTTTTTGTTTAAGTTCATCTCTAAGTTCTTGTCTT
The nucleotide sequence above comes from Amphiprion ocellaris isolate individual 3 ecotype Okinawa chromosome 8, ASM2253959v1, whole genome shotgun sequence. Encoded proteins:
- the lzic gene encoding protein LZIC translates to MASRGKSETGKLRQNMEEQLDRLMQQLQDLEECREELDEEEYEETKKETLEQLEEFNDSLKKIMTGDMTLVDELSGMQLAIQAAISQAFKTPEVIRLFAKKQPGQLRTRLAEMDRDVMVGKLSRDVYTQQKMEILTALRKLGEKLTSEDETFLTENATALLSHFEKVTANLGSEDKILALASSGVKTKA